A window from Pseudomonas frederiksbergensis encodes these proteins:
- a CDS encoding glycosyltransferase family 4 protein: MASADTEVMTTALHITLITETFPPEINGVANTLGRLCDGLRARGHQVELVRPRQGCDQQLGSDDALLLCRGWPLPGYPGLQWGQSSMHKLLRRWKRQRPDVLYIATEGPLGLSALRAARRLGIAVVSGFHTNFQQYSSQYGLGLLTRLLTHYLRWFHNRSTLTLVPSASQRMELERRHFERLALLSRGVDSQLFHPTKRLASLREQWGLADNDIAVIHVGRLAPEKNLGLLKRSFEKLRTTYPQKNLKLIVIGDGPQRAVLEKELPEAIFCGSQRGEALASHYASGDVFLFPSLTETFGNVVLEALASGLGVVAYDQAAAAQHIRHGYNGVLAMPGDEEAFCDAACWLLEKRETLRCVRLNARQHASRQGWAAIIEQFEGQLRGACLQGQTLPDAAFLP, encoded by the coding sequence ATGGCCTCAGCCGACACTGAGGTCATGACGACAGCTCTGCATATCACTCTGATCACCGAAACCTTCCCTCCCGAAATCAACGGAGTGGCCAATACCCTCGGCCGCTTGTGTGACGGCTTGCGCGCGCGCGGGCATCAGGTCGAACTGGTGCGGCCACGACAGGGTTGCGATCAGCAACTGGGCAGCGACGATGCGTTGTTGCTGTGCCGGGGCTGGCCGCTGCCGGGTTATCCCGGCTTGCAATGGGGTCAGTCGTCGATGCACAAGCTGCTGCGACGCTGGAAGCGGCAGCGGCCGGACGTGCTTTACATCGCTACGGAAGGACCGTTGGGATTGTCCGCATTGCGCGCGGCCCGGCGCTTGGGGATTGCCGTGGTCAGCGGTTTTCACACTAACTTCCAGCAGTACTCCAGCCAATATGGGCTTGGTCTGCTGACGCGATTGCTGACCCATTACCTGCGCTGGTTTCACAATCGTTCGACGCTGACCCTGGTGCCGAGCGCGAGTCAAAGAATGGAACTGGAGCGCCGGCATTTCGAGCGCTTGGCGTTGCTGTCGCGCGGGGTCGACAGCCAGTTGTTTCACCCGACCAAGCGGCTGGCGTCACTACGCGAACAGTGGGGTCTGGCCGACAATGACATTGCCGTCATCCATGTAGGTCGTCTGGCACCGGAGAAAAATCTTGGCTTGCTCAAGCGCAGTTTCGAAAAGCTGCGTACGACTTATCCACAGAAAAACCTGAAGTTGATCGTGATCGGCGACGGCCCGCAACGAGCGGTCCTGGAGAAAGAACTGCCCGAGGCAATTTTCTGTGGCTCTCAACGCGGCGAAGCCTTGGCCAGTCACTATGCGTCGGGGGATGTGTTTCTGTTTCCGAGCCTGACCGAGACGTTCGGCAACGTGGTGCTTGAGGCACTGGCGTCGGGTTTGGGTGTGGTCGCTTACGATCAAGCGGCGGCGGCCCAGCACATTCGCCATGGTTACAACGGCGTATTGGCGATGCCGGGGGACGAAGAAGCGTTTTGCGATGCGGCGTGCTGGCTGCTGGAGAAGCGCGAAACCTTGCGCTGCGTGCGGCTCAATGCGCGCCAGCATGCGAGTCGCCAGGGTTGGGCGGCGATTATCGAGCAGTTCGAGGGGCAGTTGCGCGGGGCTTGCTTGCAGGGGCAAACCCTACCCGATGCAGCGTTTTTGCCTTGA
- the cysZ gene encoding sulfate transporter CysZ: protein MPAPVLSGPQYLREGLKLVLSPSLRLFVLLPLVINLVLFVGLIYLASHQFSLWVDTLMPSLPEWLSFLSYILWPIFVVLVVLMVFFTFTMLANVIAAPFNGFLAEKVEVVVRGTDDFPAFSWGELIAMVPRTLSREMRKLGYFLPRALGLFILSFIPVVNIIAAPLWLLFGVWMMAIQYIDYPADNHKLGWNEMLAWLREKRWQSMSFGGSVYLVLLVPVVNILMMPAAVAGATLFWVRERGAENLVIQR, encoded by the coding sequence ATGCCCGCCCCTGTTCTGTCCGGCCCGCAATACCTGCGCGAAGGCCTCAAGCTGGTCCTGAGCCCAAGCCTGCGTTTGTTCGTGCTGTTGCCGCTGGTGATCAACCTGGTGCTGTTCGTCGGATTGATCTACCTGGCCAGCCATCAATTCAGCCTGTGGGTCGATACGTTGATGCCGTCCCTGCCCGAATGGCTGAGTTTTCTCAGTTACATCCTGTGGCCGATTTTTGTCGTGCTTGTCGTTTTAATGGTGTTCTTCACCTTCACCATGCTCGCCAACGTCATCGCCGCACCGTTCAATGGCTTCCTCGCCGAGAAAGTCGAAGTGGTGGTACGCGGCACCGACGACTTCCCGGCCTTCAGCTGGGGCGAACTGATCGCCATGGTCCCGCGCACCCTGTCCCGCGAAATGCGCAAACTCGGCTACTTCCTGCCACGCGCCCTCGGGCTGTTCATCCTTTCGTTCATCCCGGTGGTGAACATCATTGCCGCGCCATTGTGGCTGCTGTTCGGGGTGTGGATGATGGCGATCCAGTACATCGACTACCCGGCGGATAACCACAAACTGGGCTGGAACGAGATGCTCGCCTGGCTGCGCGAAAAGCGCTGGCAGAGCATGAGTTTTGGCGGCAGCGTTTATCTGGTGCTGCTGGTTCCGGTGGTCAACATCCTGATGATGCCGGCCGCGGTGGCGGGTGCGACGCTGTTCTGGGTGCGTGAACGCGGCGCGGAAAACCTGGTGATCCAGCGCTGA
- the trxB gene encoding thioredoxin-disulfide reductase has translation MSEVRHSRVIILGSGPAGYSAAVYAARANLKPLLITGMQAGGQLTTTTEVDNWPGDVHGLTGPALMDRMKEHAERFETEIVFDHINAVDFAAKPYTLTGDSATYTCDALIIATGASARYLGLPSEETFMGKGVSACATCDGFFYRNKPVAVVGGGNTAVEEALYLANIASKVTLIHRRETFRAEKILIDKLNARVAEGKIVLKLNATLDEVLGDNMGVTGARLKNNDGSFDELTVDGVFIAIGHTPNTSLFEGQLTLKDGYLVVQGGRDGNATATSLEGIFAAGDVADHVYRQAITSAGAGCMAALDAERYLDDLQNA, from the coding sequence ATGTCTGAAGTCCGTCATTCGCGAGTGATTATTCTCGGTTCCGGCCCTGCCGGTTACAGCGCCGCAGTCTATGCCGCCCGTGCCAACCTCAAGCCACTGCTGATCACCGGCATGCAAGCCGGCGGTCAACTGACCACCACCACCGAAGTCGACAACTGGCCGGGCGACGTCCACGGCCTGACCGGCCCGGCGCTGATGGACCGCATGAAAGAACACGCCGAGCGCTTTGAAACCGAAATCGTCTTCGATCACATCAATGCCGTGGACTTCGCTGCCAAGCCGTACACCCTGACCGGTGACAGCGCGACTTACACCTGCGACGCGCTGATCATCGCTACCGGCGCCAGCGCTCGTTACCTGGGCCTGCCGTCGGAAGAAACGTTCATGGGCAAGGGCGTTTCGGCCTGCGCGACCTGCGACGGTTTCTTCTACCGCAACAAGCCAGTGGCTGTGGTCGGTGGCGGCAACACCGCGGTTGAAGAGGCGCTGTACCTGGCCAACATCGCCAGCAAGGTGACCCTGATCCACCGTCGCGAAACTTTCCGCGCCGAGAAGATCCTGATCGACAAGCTCAATGCCCGGGTTGCCGAAGGCAAAATCGTCTTGAAGCTGAACGCGACGCTGGACGAAGTCCTGGGCGACAACATGGGCGTGACCGGTGCCCGCCTGAAGAACAACGATGGCAGCTTCGACGAGCTGACCGTCGACGGCGTGTTCATCGCCATCGGCCACACCCCGAACACGTCGCTGTTCGAAGGCCAGCTGACGTTGAAAGACGGCTACCTGGTTGTACAGGGCGGCCGTGACGGCAACGCTACTGCCACCAGCCTCGAAGGTATCTTTGCCGCCGGTGACGTGGCTGACCACGTTTACCGTCAGGCCATCACCTCGGCCGGCGCTGGCTGCATGGCGGCACTGGACGCCGAGCGCTACCTCGACGACCTGCAGAACGCTTGA
- a CDS encoding NAD(P)/FAD-dependent oxidoreductase has product MSFPTTWYSQTSLPRAARSELNADETCDVCIIGAGIAGLTAALELTRRGKRVIILEAQQVAWGASGRNGGVVSPGWAEGSGAIRKKLGLEQAKALFQMSVEGVEIVRHNIAELALTGCAPSAGTIRVKRYDDGAEVQNHIETMRRDFGYELNFLDTAQVRERAHTLRYFQGVEDPNALHFHPLNYCLGLALAIEAAGGRIYEQSKMLAWHREGADIIVQTAHGTVCCQDLVFCAGGYGGPELQKLSRAYLPIATYVVLTEHLGDSIKNVLDSGAAFSDDRRASDYYRVVEGDRLLWGGRITTRNEQNEKALATMLKADMVSVYPQLAPVKIELAWSGLMGYSTNKMPNLGLLEPGVWACTSFGGHGLNTGSIGGRVIAEAVCGESARHQLFKPYLLDWNGGPFGRIAANAIYQSLKVMDFVQERLKG; this is encoded by the coding sequence ATGTCCTTCCCCACCACCTGGTACTCCCAAACCTCGCTGCCCCGCGCGGCCAGGTCCGAATTGAACGCCGATGAAACCTGCGACGTCTGCATCATCGGCGCCGGGATCGCGGGCCTCACCGCTGCCCTGGAGCTGACCCGGCGCGGCAAACGCGTGATCATCCTCGAAGCCCAGCAAGTCGCCTGGGGCGCGTCCGGTCGAAACGGCGGCGTGGTCTCGCCAGGCTGGGCTGAAGGGTCGGGGGCGATCCGCAAGAAACTGGGTCTGGAGCAGGCCAAGGCGTTATTCCAAATGTCAGTTGAGGGCGTCGAGATCGTCCGCCACAACATTGCCGAACTGGCTCTGACCGGTTGCGCGCCATCGGCAGGCACGATCCGGGTCAAGCGTTACGACGACGGCGCCGAGGTGCAAAACCATATCGAGACCATGCGCCGCGACTTCGGTTATGAACTCAATTTCCTCGATACAGCCCAGGTTCGCGAACGCGCACACACCTTGCGTTATTTCCAGGGTGTCGAAGATCCGAACGCCCTGCACTTCCATCCGCTGAATTATTGCCTGGGCCTGGCCCTCGCCATCGAAGCGGCTGGAGGCCGGATTTACGAACAGTCAAAAATGCTCGCCTGGCATCGCGAAGGCGCCGACATAATTGTCCAGACCGCTCACGGCACCGTGTGCTGCCAGGACCTGGTGTTCTGCGCTGGCGGCTACGGTGGCCCAGAGTTGCAAAAACTCAGCCGCGCCTACCTGCCCATCGCGACCTATGTGGTGCTGACTGAACACCTGGGCGACTCGATCAAAAACGTCCTCGACTCCGGCGCCGCGTTCTCCGACGACCGTCGCGCCTCGGATTACTACCGCGTGGTCGAAGGCGACCGCCTGCTCTGGGGCGGACGCATCACCACCCGCAACGAACAGAACGAAAAGGCCCTCGCGACCATGCTCAAGGCCGACATGGTGTCGGTCTATCCACAACTGGCCCCGGTCAAAATCGAATTGGCCTGGTCGGGCCTGATGGGTTATTCCACCAACAAGATGCCCAACCTGGGATTGCTCGAACCGGGCGTCTGGGCCTGCACCTCGTTTGGTGGCCATGGCCTGAATACCGGTTCGATTGGCGGCAGGGTCATCGCCGAAGCGGTGTGCGGGGAAAGTGCGCGTCATCAGCTGTTCAAACCGTACTTGCTGGACTGGAACGGCGGACCGTTCGGACGGATTGCCGCCAATGCCATTTATCAATCGTTGAAGGTCATGGATTTCGTTCAGGAACGGCTGAAGGGTTGA
- a CDS encoding transporter substrate-binding domain-containing protein produces the protein MVSRKHVIAAAMSLVFVGAANAGAVLDKIQSSKTMTVATSATWPPQGFINDKNEIDGFDIDVSKEIAKRLGVEVKFITPDWDVITAGKWNGRWDMSVGSMTATKSRARILDFPATYYYVPYVFAVHNKSALTDHKALNGKTIGVEGGTTSEDYFSQALAIETTDVPPVIYDVKTTKMKTYSGSVGPLDDLRLGDGTRLDAILTQRSTLDAAVKSGYPLRAVDNAVAFYEPLAIATDKGDAELKAKLGQIIGEMHKDGTLTKLSNKWYGVDYSTVK, from the coding sequence ATGGTCAGCAGAAAACACGTAATCGCAGCCGCAATGTCGCTGGTGTTCGTCGGCGCCGCCAACGCCGGAGCGGTTCTGGACAAAATCCAGAGCAGTAAAACAATGACCGTCGCCACGTCGGCAACCTGGCCACCCCAAGGGTTTATCAACGACAAGAATGAAATCGACGGGTTTGATATCGACGTATCCAAGGAGATCGCCAAGCGTCTCGGCGTCGAGGTCAAGTTCATCACCCCCGATTGGGACGTGATCACCGCCGGCAAGTGGAATGGGCGCTGGGACATGTCCGTGGGCTCGATGACCGCCACCAAAAGTCGCGCGCGAATTCTCGATTTCCCCGCGACCTATTACTACGTGCCTTACGTGTTTGCGGTTCACAACAAATCCGCCCTCACCGACCACAAAGCGCTCAATGGCAAAACGATCGGTGTCGAAGGCGGCACCACGTCCGAGGACTATTTCAGCCAGGCGCTGGCCATCGAAACCACTGACGTGCCGCCCGTCATTTATGACGTAAAGACCACAAAAATGAAGACTTACTCCGGTTCCGTCGGACCGCTGGACGATCTGCGTCTGGGTGACGGTACCCGGCTCGACGCCATCCTCACTCAACGCAGCACACTGGACGCCGCTGTGAAGAGCGGTTACCCGCTGCGGGCCGTCGACAATGCAGTGGCGTTCTACGAACCCCTGGCCATTGCCACCGACAAGGGTGACGCGGAATTGAAGGCCAAGCTCGGCCAAATCATCGGCGAGATGCACAAGGACGGCACGCTGACCAAGCTGTCGAACAAGTGGTACGGCGTCGACTACTCAACCGTCAAATAA
- a CDS encoding amino acid ABC transporter ATP-binding protein, producing MISITGLNKWYGDFHALRNVDLNVATGEILVVCGPSGSGKSTMIRCINHLENFQEGHIQVNGITLTSEAESVSAVRREIGMVFQSFNLFPHLSVMDNLTLAPQLVQGVSSAEAKKRAQVYLERVRIAEHAHKYPSQLSGGQQQRVAIARALCMNPKVMLFDEPTSALDPEMVHEVLDVMGELATDGMTMICVTHEMGFASKVADRVLFMDQGQVIEQATPSEFFNNPQTERAQKFLSQIIGH from the coding sequence ATGATTTCCATCACCGGCCTGAACAAGTGGTACGGCGATTTTCACGCCTTGCGCAATGTCGACCTGAACGTTGCCACGGGCGAAATCCTGGTGGTGTGCGGGCCGTCGGGCTCAGGCAAGTCGACGATGATTCGTTGCATCAACCATCTGGAGAATTTCCAGGAAGGCCACATTCAGGTCAACGGCATCACCCTCACCAGCGAGGCAGAAAGTGTCAGCGCGGTGCGCCGGGAAATCGGCATGGTGTTCCAGAGCTTCAACCTGTTCCCACATTTAAGCGTGATGGACAACCTGACCCTGGCCCCGCAACTGGTGCAAGGCGTGTCGAGCGCCGAGGCGAAAAAACGCGCTCAGGTTTACCTGGAGCGGGTGCGAATTGCCGAACATGCCCACAAGTACCCTTCGCAACTGTCCGGCGGCCAGCAGCAGCGCGTGGCGATTGCCCGGGCGCTGTGCATGAACCCCAAAGTAATGCTGTTCGACGAACCAACTTCGGCCCTCGATCCTGAAATGGTCCACGAAGTGCTGGACGTGATGGGCGAGTTGGCCACCGACGGCATGACCATGATTTGCGTGACCCACGAAATGGGTTTTGCCAGCAAGGTCGCCGACCGCGTGCTGTTCATGGACCAGGGCCAGGTCATCGAACAAGCCACCCCTTCCGAGTTCTTCAACAACCCGCAAACCGAACGCGCGCAGAAATTCCTGTCGCAGATCATTGGTCACTGA
- a CDS encoding amino acid ABC transporter permease — protein MYHDNIIYKKKSNDPQFLLGVAVVLFLGSYLMNLGNSALSHFLHPLLGSAPDSLTARNIAIGLAIAALGTLNFHVLGRLKFKVQTSVVWIELLILFLAFFDTFDLSYSFILDKIGFLIIQGAATTLYISAIAIVIAFVLALIGAVAKLSNNGLANAIASFYTSFFRGVPLLIQIYLIYLGLPQLGYVVDAVPAGILALSLCYGAYMTEIFRAGIQSIPVGQWEASRALGISPFKTLSRVIMPQALRVIIPPTGNQFIAMLKDSSLVSVIGVWELMYLAKTQGRADFRHLEMLITAAMIYWALSFILERVQARIEKRVNRSIARG, from the coding sequence ATGTATCACGACAATATAATTTATAAAAAAAAGTCCAATGATCCTCAATTCCTGCTTGGCGTAGCCGTGGTGCTGTTTCTCGGCTCCTACCTGATGAACCTGGGTAACAGCGCCCTCAGTCATTTCCTGCATCCGCTGCTGGGCAGTGCCCCGGACAGCTTGACTGCTCGCAATATCGCCATCGGCCTGGCGATTGCTGCACTGGGCACGCTGAACTTTCACGTCCTCGGGCGCTTGAAATTCAAGGTGCAGACCAGCGTGGTCTGGATCGAACTGCTGATCCTGTTCCTGGCGTTCTTCGACACCTTCGACCTTTCCTACAGCTTCATCCTCGACAAGATCGGTTTCCTGATCATCCAGGGCGCCGCGACCACGCTATACATTTCCGCCATCGCAATTGTGATTGCCTTCGTGCTTGCCTTGATCGGTGCTGTGGCCAAGCTGTCGAACAACGGCCTGGCCAATGCCATCGCCTCGTTCTACACCTCGTTCTTTCGCGGTGTTCCGCTGCTGATCCAGATCTACCTGATTTACCTCGGACTGCCGCAACTGGGTTATGTGGTGGACGCCGTGCCGGCCGGCATCCTCGCGTTGTCGCTGTGCTACGGCGCTTACATGACCGAGATTTTTCGGGCGGGCATCCAGAGCATTCCGGTAGGTCAGTGGGAGGCCTCGCGAGCCCTGGGCATCAGCCCGTTCAAGACCCTGAGCCGGGTGATCATGCCGCAAGCCTTGCGGGTGATCATCCCGCCCACCGGCAACCAGTTCATCGCCATGCTCAAGGACAGTTCGCTGGTGTCGGTGATCGGTGTCTGGGAATTGATGTACCTGGCCAAGACCCAGGGCCGCGCGGACTTCCGCCACCTGGAAATGCTGATCACCGCCGCGATGATTTACTGGGCCCTGTCGTTCATCCTCGAACGGGTGCAGGCGCGGATCGAAAAACGGGTCAACCGATCCATTGCAAGGGGTTGA
- a CDS encoding aspartate aminotransferase family protein translates to MSSETISQSINIVHPVTLSHGKNAEVWDTDGKRYIDFVGGIGVLNLGHCHPRIVEAIREQATRLTHYAFNAAPHVPYIELMDRLTAFIPVDYPVSGMLTNSGAEAAENALKIVRGATGRTAVIAFDGAFHGRTLATLNLNGKVAPYKQKVGVLPGTVFHLPYPSKDNDVTCAEALKAMDRLFSVEIDVDDVACFIVEPVQGESGFLALDVEFAQALRRFCDEKNILLIADEIQSGFGRTGQRFAFSRLGIEPDLILLAKSIAGGVPLGAVVGRKSLLDTLPKGGLGGTYSGNPIACAAALATLDEMTDANLHAWGSQQEEAIVSRYEAWRANKLSPFLGRLTGVGAMRGIELINADGTPASAQLTQLLALARDAGLLLMPSGKSRHIIRLLAPLTTEAAVLEEGLDIFEACLAKLS, encoded by the coding sequence ATGAGCAGCGAAACCATCAGCCAGTCGATCAACATCGTTCATCCCGTCACGCTCAGCCACGGCAAAAATGCCGAGGTCTGGGACACCGATGGCAAACGCTACATCGACTTCGTCGGCGGCATCGGCGTACTGAACCTCGGCCATTGCCATCCGCGCATCGTCGAGGCCATTCGCGAACAAGCCACGCGGCTGACCCACTACGCGTTCAACGCCGCCCCGCATGTGCCCTACATCGAACTGATGGATCGCCTCACCGCGTTTATTCCGGTGGACTACCCAGTCAGCGGCATGCTCACCAACAGCGGCGCGGAAGCGGCCGAAAACGCCCTGAAGATCGTGCGTGGCGCCACCGGTCGCACGGCCGTCATCGCCTTCGACGGCGCCTTCCACGGCCGTACCCTCGCCACGCTCAACCTCAACGGCAAAGTCGCGCCCTACAAACAGAAAGTCGGCGTGCTGCCGGGTACGGTTTTTCACTTGCCATACCCGAGCAAGGACAACGACGTGACCTGTGCCGAGGCCCTGAAAGCCATGGACCGGCTGTTCAGCGTCGAGATCGACGTTGATGACGTCGCCTGTTTTATCGTCGAACCGGTGCAAGGCGAATCGGGCTTCCTGGCGCTGGACGTGGAGTTCGCCCAGGCGCTACGCCGCTTCTGTGATGAAAAGAACATCCTGCTGATCGCTGATGAAATCCAGTCCGGCTTCGGTCGCACCGGCCAGCGCTTTGCATTTTCGCGACTGGGTATTGAGCCGGACCTGATCCTGCTCGCTAAAAGTATTGCCGGCGGCGTGCCACTGGGCGCGGTGGTCGGGCGCAAGTCGCTGCTCGACACCTTGCCCAAGGGCGGACTGGGCGGCACCTATTCGGGCAATCCGATTGCCTGCGCCGCGGCACTGGCCACCCTGGACGAGATGACCGATGCGAACCTGCACGCCTGGGGCTCGCAACAGGAAGAAGCCATTGTCAGCCGCTACGAGGCCTGGCGCGCCAACAAGCTTTCCCCGTTTCTGGGCCGCCTGACCGGCGTTGGCGCGATGCGCGGTATTGAATTGATCAATGCCGACGGCACACCGGCCTCGGCGCAATTGACGCAGCTATTGGCGTTGGCACGAGATGCCGGTTTGCTGCTGATGCCAAGCGGTAAGTCGCGCCACATCATTCGGCTTTTGGCGCCGTTGACCACTGAGGCCGCGGTGCTGGAAGAAGGGCTGGATATTTTCGAGGCCTGCCTGGCGAAGCTTTCCTGA
- a CDS encoding HopJ type III effector protein — MSDLTTLRASLKSGEHAFADTLAFIAAGYDYQPQAFNNGGVENAAGQNEGSCKTLGLALLEGLSDEEALLAFGEHYRSVVATPEGSDHGNIRALIAHGLAGVKFTQQPLTRR, encoded by the coding sequence ATGAGTGATTTGACCACCCTGCGCGCCAGCCTCAAGAGCGGCGAACACGCTTTTGCCGACACCCTGGCTTTCATCGCCGCCGGCTACGACTATCAGCCTCAGGCTTTCAACAACGGCGGCGTGGAAAACGCAGCCGGGCAGAATGAAGGCTCGTGCAAGACATTGGGTCTGGCGCTGCTGGAAGGCTTGAGCGATGAAGAAGCGCTGTTGGCGTTCGGCGAGCATTACCGTTCGGTGGTGGCGACGCCTGAGGGCAGCGATCACGGCAATATCCGCGCGCTGATTGCTCATGGCCTGGCCGGTGTGAAGTTCACTCAACAGCCGCTGACTCGCCGCTGA
- a CDS encoding DUF1244 domain-containing protein produces MNDQQRLELEAAAFRRLVAHLDSRKDVQNIDLMNLSGFCRNCLSKWYKAAADERQIEVSLDEAREVVYGMPYAEWKAQYQQEANAEQQAAFAKGKPNE; encoded by the coding sequence ATGAACGATCAACAACGCCTGGAACTCGAAGCCGCCGCCTTTCGCCGGCTGGTCGCCCATCTGGACAGCCGCAAGGATGTGCAGAACATCGACCTGATGAACCTTTCCGGCTTCTGCCGCAATTGCTTGTCCAAGTGGTACAAGGCCGCTGCCGATGAACGCCAGATCGAGGTCAGCCTCGATGAAGCCCGCGAAGTGGTTTACGGCATGCCGTACGCCGAGTGGAAAGCCCAATACCAGCAAGAAGCCAACGCCGAACAACAAGCGGCGTTCGCCAAAGGAAAACCCAATGAGTGA
- the folX gene encoding dihydroneopterin triphosphate 2'-epimerase translates to MPQLQPGTARIRVKNLCLRTFIGINEDEILNKQDVQINLTILYAAQEAVRDNDIDHALNYRTITKAIIAHVEGNRFALLERLTQEILDLVMANESVLYAEVEVDKPHALRFAESVSITLAASR, encoded by the coding sequence ATGCCACAACTTCAACCAGGAACCGCACGCATCCGGGTCAAGAACCTGTGCCTGCGGACCTTCATCGGGATCAACGAGGATGAAATCCTCAACAAGCAGGATGTGCAGATCAACCTGACCATCCTGTATGCCGCTCAGGAAGCGGTGCGTGACAACGACATCGATCACGCGCTGAACTACCGCACCATCACCAAGGCGATCATCGCCCACGTGGAAGGCAATCGCTTCGCGCTGCTCGAACGCCTGACCCAGGAAATTCTCGATCTGGTCATGGCCAACGAGTCGGTGTTGTACGCCGAGGTCGAAGTCGACAAGCCCCACGCCCTGCGTTTCGCCGAGTCGGTATCGATTACCCTCGCCGCGAGCCGCTGA
- the folE gene encoding GTP cyclohydrolase I FolE, with protein sequence MTFSLPQNALSQSYREILIGLGENPDREGLQDTPVRAAKAMQYLCRGYEQSVEEIVNGALFASDNDEMIIVDNIELYSLCEHHMLPFIGKAHVAYIPTGKVLGLSKIARLVDMFARRLQIQENLTRQIAEAVQQVTGAAGVAVVIEAKHMCMMMRGVEKQNSTMNTSVMLGAFRESSNTRQEFLQLIGRSK encoded by the coding sequence ATGACGTTTTCCCTGCCCCAGAACGCCTTGTCCCAGAGCTACCGCGAGATCCTCATCGGCCTCGGTGAAAACCCCGACCGCGAGGGTCTGCAAGACACCCCGGTTCGCGCGGCAAAAGCCATGCAGTACCTCTGCCGTGGTTATGAGCAAAGTGTCGAAGAAATCGTCAACGGCGCGCTGTTCGCGTCCGACAACGATGAAATGATCATCGTCGACAACATCGAGCTGTATTCGCTCTGCGAACATCACATGCTGCCCTTCATCGGCAAGGCGCATGTGGCTTATATTCCAACGGGCAAAGTACTGGGCCTGTCGAAGATTGCGCGACTGGTGGACATGTTCGCCCGTCGCCTGCAAATCCAGGAAAACCTCACTCGGCAAATCGCCGAAGCTGTACAGCAAGTGACCGGCGCGGCGGGCGTTGCGGTGGTCATCGAAGCCAAGCACATGTGCATGATGATGCGCGGCGTCGAGAAACAGAATTCGACCATGAACACCTCGGTGATGCTCGGCGCCTTCCGCGAGTCGAGCAATACCCGCCAGGAGTTCCTGCAATTGATTGGACGGAGCAAGTAG
- the folM gene encoding dihydromonapterin reductase: MTSSVAPILITGAGQRVGLHCAQRLLEDGQPVIFSYRSERPGVQVLRDLGAIAVFADFATEAGIFAFISELKNHTDSLRAIVHNASEWLAETPDTDAAAFTRMFNVHMLAPYLINLHCADLLQRSSPADIVHISDDVTRKGSSKHIGYCASKAGLDSLTLSFAAKYAPTIKVNGIAPALLMFNPDDDAAYRAKVLAKSALGIEPGGEVIYQSLRYLLDNPYVTGTTLTVNGGRHIK, encoded by the coding sequence ATGACCTCTTCCGTAGCCCCAATCCTCATCACTGGCGCCGGCCAACGTGTCGGCCTGCACTGTGCGCAGCGTTTGCTCGAGGATGGCCAGCCGGTGATCTTCAGCTACCGCAGTGAACGCCCCGGCGTGCAAGTCCTGCGCGACCTGGGGGCTATCGCGGTGTTTGCCGACTTCGCCACTGAAGCCGGGATCTTCGCGTTCATCAGCGAACTGAAAAACCACACCGACAGCCTGCGGGCAATCGTCCACAACGCCTCCGAGTGGCTGGCCGAAACCCCGGACACCGACGCCGCAGCCTTCACCCGCATGTTCAACGTCCACATGCTGGCGCCCTACCTGATCAATCTGCATTGTGCCGACTTGCTGCAACGCTCAAGCCCCGCCGACATCGTGCACATCAGCGACGACGTGACCCGCAAGGGCAGCAGCAAGCATATTGGCTACTGCGCCAGCAAAGCCGGGCTCGACAGCCTCACCCTGTCCTTCGCCGCGAAATACGCGCCGACAATCAAGGTCAACGGGATCGCGCCAGCCCTGCTAATGTTCAACCCCGACGATGACGCGGCATACCGCGCCAAGGTATTGGCCAAATCCGCGCTGGGCATCGAGCCCGGCGGCGAAGTGATCTACCAGAGCCTGCGTTATTTGCTCGACAACCCTTATGTCACCGGCACGACCCTGACCGTCAACGGCGGACGGCACATCAAATAA